One window of the Solanum stenotomum isolate F172 chromosome 11, ASM1918654v1, whole genome shotgun sequence genome contains the following:
- the LOC125845493 gene encoding uncharacterized protein LOC125845493, producing the protein MVMSTLLKFLYPPPPSLFITTMSIISVVSLANAGFSEIKGKHMQYSKFFGTIKNENDEKKKKKKKKAKIESKLGMLLLYGPSFLGGISSFAIFPNGDLRFVLVCSALSIHFFKRVLEVLFVHKYSGSMDVEDAIVISLSYFLSTITMIYCQHLSQDLPEPSIDLKYGGYIIFLVGIIGNFYHHILLSKLRTKGEKEYKIPQGGLFDFAICPHYLFEILIFVGVSCTCQTLYAISFTLGTIFYLMGRSIATRRWYKSKFDDFPKDIKALIPYIF; encoded by the exons ATGGTGATGTCTACATTGTTGAAATTTCTATATCCTCCACCACCATCTTTGTTTATTACTACAATGTCTATTATAAGTGTTGTTTCATTAGCAAATGCTGGATTTTCAGAAATTAAAGGAAAGCATATGCAATATTCCAAATTCTTTGgaacaataaaaaatgaaaatgatgagaagaagaagaagaagaaaaaaaaggcaaaaattgAGAGTAAATTAGGGATGCTTTTATTATATGGTCCTTCATTTCTTGGTGGTATTTCTTCATTTGCAATTTTTCCAAATGGAGATTTAAGGTTTGTTTTGGTGTGTTCTGCTTTATCCATACATTTCTTCAAGAGAGTGTTAGAG GTCCTATTTGTTCACAAATACAGTGGTTCAATGGATGTTGAAGATGCAATTGTAATATCATTAAGTTATTTCCTCTCCACAATTACCATGATTTATTGTCAACACCTTTCTCAAGATTTGCCAGAGCCATCCATTGATCTCAAGTATGGtggatacataatatttttggtTGGTATAATTGGCAACTTTTACCATCATATTTTGCTCTCTAAATTGAGAACAAAAGGTGAGAAAGAGTACAAAATTCCTCAAGGTGGCCTATTTGATTTTGCAATATGCCCACATTATCTCTTTGAGATTCTTATATTTGTAGGAGTTTCATGCACTTGTCAAACATTATATGCAATTTCATTCACTTTGGGAACTATCTTTTACTTGATGGGAAGGAGCATTGCTACAAGAAGATGGTACAAGTCAAAGTTTGATGATTTTCCAAAGGATATTAAGGCACTTATTCCTTACATATTTTAG
- the LOC125844562 gene encoding steroid 5-alpha-reductase DET2-like, with the protein MAQIFREILFQEPNSIFIKVMIMMNLIFSAILGYSEGSGKQNLEYSKFWNLKSQEKAKIPSKIGMIIAYTPTLITCLSFFWIFPNGGIRFFMLNFAITIHFFKRLLEVLFVHKYSGSMAMNSAITISSSYFIAFSSLIYIQHLTKGSTEPIIDLKYFGFIVFLVGIIGNFYHHFILSKMRKKGESGYKIPKGGLFNLVICPHYLFEIVTFLGFSLISQTLFSFSSTIGTLFYLMGRSYATRKWYLSKFEDFPRNVKALIPFVF; encoded by the exons ATGGCACAAATATTTagagaaatattatttcaagaaccaaattctatatttatcaaagttatgataatgatgaatttaatattttcagcAATATTGGGTTATTCAGAAGGCTCAGGCAAACAAAATCTTGAATATTCAAAGTTTTGGAATTTGAAATCTCAAGAAAAAGCTAAAATCCCAAGCAAAATTGGGATGATTATTGCTTATACTCCTACTTTAATTACATGTTTAAGCTTCTTTTGGATATTCCCAAATGGTGGAATCAGATTTTTCATGCTTAATTTTGCTATTACcattcatttcttcaaaagactTCTTGAG GTTTTGTTTGTGCACAAATATAGTGGTTCCATGGCTATGAACTCTGCAATTACTATTTCCTCAAGCTATTTTATAGCCTTTTCAAGCTTAATATATATTCAACACTTGACAAAAGGATCAACAGAGCCAATAATTGACTTGAAGTATTTTggttttattgtatttttagtGGGAATTATTGGCAATTTTTATCACCATTTTATTCTTTCTAAGATGAGGAAAAAGGGTGAAAGTGGATATAAAATTCCCAAAGGTGGCCTCTTTAACTTAGTTATTTGTCCACATTACCTTTTTGAGATTGTCACATTTTTGGGTTTTTCTCTTATTAGCCaaactttgttttctttttcttctaccATCGGgacattattttatttgatggGGAGGAGTTATGCTACTAGGAAATGGTACCTTTCCAAATTTGAAGATTTTCCTAGAAATGTTAAGGCTTTAAtaccttttgtattttaa